In Dendropsophus ebraccatus isolate aDenEbr1 chromosome 14, aDenEbr1.pat, whole genome shotgun sequence, the following proteins share a genomic window:
- the SRSF6 gene encoding serine/arginine-rich splicing factor 6 — protein sequence MPRVYIGRLSYHVREKDIQRFFGGYGKLLEVDLKNGYGFVEFEDSRDADDAVYELNGKDLCGERVIVEHARGPRRDRDGYSFGSRSGYRSQRSGRDKYGPPVRTEFRLIVENLSSRCSWQDLKDFMRQAGEVTYADAHKERTNEGVIEFRSYSDMKRALDKLDGTEINGRKIRLVESKTRHRRSYSGSRSRSRSRSRRRSRSRSRRSSHSRSRSRSRSPVKKTRSRSPAKRSRSRSPVKKSRSRSPTKRSSSHSPAKKSQSRSPTKESRSRSPVKRSRSCSPAKSQSRSKSRSRSKEASRSPSKQRKSRSTSKPNSDHGSRSRSRSKGNRKRSRSHSKGKRDRSSSRPKSKRERSSSRGKSKRDRSSSRSKSKRDRSRSRSKGRRDSKGKRDQSRERSRSRSKGKRDRSRSRSESKDERERSRERSRERSRSQSKGNREGSRERSRSQSKEEHDRSRSRSRSRDRSRSRSNVKQERSSHSRSRSPSPRENGKGDARSRSKSPVPPFAGKEGSTSPPPRAASAASSRSRSSSPE from the exons ATACGGATTTGTGGAGTTTGAAGATTCCCGTGACGCAGACGATGCTGTGTATGAGCTGAACGGGAAGGACCTGTGTGGAGAGCGGGTGATAGTGGAGCATGCCCGGGGGCCGCGCCGGGACAGGGATGGATACAGCTTTGGAAGTCGCA GTGGCTACAGGAGCCAAAGGTCTGGCAGAGATAAGTATGGTCCTCCTGTGCGGACAGAGTTCAGGCTTATTGTGGAAAATCTCTCTAGCCGGTGCAGTTGGCAGGATCTTAAG GATTTCATGAGACAAGCAGGTGAGGTTACCTACGCAGATGCGCACAAAGAGCGTACCAATGAGGGTGTGATAGAATTCCGATCTTACTCCGATATGAAGAGAGCCCTAGACAAGTTGGACGGCACTGAGATAAATGGCAGAAAAATTCGCTTGGTTGAAAGTAAAACCCGGCACAGGAGGTCTTACTCCGGCAGCAGGTCCAG GTCACGATCCAGGAGCAGGAGGAGATCTCGCAGCAGGAGCAGGCGGAGCAGCCATAGCAGATCAAGAAGCCGCTCCCGTTCTCCCGTGAAGAAAACCCGCTCCCGTTCTCCCGCCAAGCGGAGCAGGTCTCGTTCACCAGTGAAGAAGAGTCGTTCCCGTTCTCCAACCAAAAGAAGCAGTTCTCATTCCCCGGCTAAGAAAAGTCAGTCTCGGTCTCCTACTAAGGAAAGCCGCTCTCGGTCTCCAGTAAAACGGAGCCGCTCATGTTCACCTGCAAAGAGTCAATCAAG GTCCAAATCTCGATCTAGAAGTAAGGAAGCTTCTCGATCACCATCAAAGCAGAGGAAGTCCCGATCAACAAGCAAACCCAATTCTGACCACGGCTCTCGATCCCGCAGCCGTTCCAAGGGAAACCGCAAGAGGTCTCGTAGTCACTCGAAAGGGAAGCGGGATCGATCCAGCAGCCGCCCCAAATCAAAACGTGAGAGATCTAGCAGCCGTGGTAAATCCAAACGTGATAGATCCAGCAGCCGATCCAAGAGCAAACGCGATCGTTCTCGCAGTCGATCCAAAGGGAGACGAGACTCTAAGGGTAAAAGAGATCAGTCAAGGGAGCGATCTCGTAGTCGGTCCAAGGGAAAGAGGGACAGGTCTCGTTCACGCAGTGAGTCTAAAGATGAACGAGAGAGATCCAGAGAGCGGTCTCGGGAAAGATCTCGTAGTCAGTCAAAGGGAAATCGAGAAGGCTCCAGAGAGAGGTCCAGAAGTCAGTCCAAGGAGGAACATGACCGCTCTCGTAGCCGATCAAGAAGCAGGGATCGTTCTAGGAGTCGATCAAATGTCAAACAGGAAAGATCTTCCCATAGTCGTTCCAGATCTCCTTCCCCGAGGGAAAATGGTAAAGGTGATGCCAGATCCCGGTCTAAATCACCAGTCCCACCTTTTGCTGGCAAAGAAGGTTCCACTTCTCCACCTCCCCGTGCCGCCTCCGCTGCCAGTTCTAGGTCTCGTTCTAGCTCCCCTGAGTAG